In Pirellulales bacterium, the genomic window GCTGGGGTCAGAGAGTCCAGCGCTGAGTGCTTTCTTTCGAGGTTGTAGTAGGCGATGTACTCGCCGAGCTCGCCCTCAGCCGCGCGATGGTTTTCATATTCGGTCATTTCCAGTTCAGTCTTGATGGTTCCGAAGCAAGA contains:
- a CDS encoding IS3 family transposase is translated as SCFGTIKTELEMTEYENHRAAEGELGEYIAYYNLERKHSALDSLTPAQFEAIHTSPI